A region of Salinibacter sp. 10B DNA encodes the following proteins:
- a CDS encoding Rne/Rng family ribonuclease, translated as MSKEIVVNVGETQTRIAIVEDGKLAELYIEDAENKRTIGNLYLGRIRKVMPSIQAAFVDIGQEQDAFLHFSDLADNLPYLIKYLDLDTPKVEKVDVPAGGKDWDKRPSDLLNRGQEILVQITKEPISNKGSRISTDLSLAGRFLVLVPLQNYVAVSRKITEEKERRRLKALAGSLVPDNFGVIVRTVAEDRDAKSLDKDLKLLMERWRRVENKLQEQPSAPALIHEDVDMASSIIRDQFSEEYNRLLVDHENLYHSIRSYVRAVAPSMVDCVELHDGNEPVFEAAGIQQGADRAFKDRVELPSGGYLFIEQTEAMHVVDVNSGRSGKGKSQAENSLSVNMEAARVIARQIRLRDLGGIIVVDFIDLRNEDDKKKVYEELKDGFEDDRAITKVLPMSDFGLVEITRQRLRPSITTTFSSADGDSDTEGQGTPKKLQKAERKIQRLQQEVKKREQEMERLRKQEKSDEGESAEKVERMQQKIRELEQELETARAQAQDAQKQQSAPSDNGEAGTPHSELQPDDEAPAPNKFVETLEQWIADHQAQHRSVTLQVHPFTAAFLRRPVPTYPTRWFMDHLVRVHLETDDSLAPQSFRLIDPHGDVLAEGAPTKTT; from the coding sequence ATGTCCAAAGAAATTGTTGTTAACGTCGGCGAGACGCAAACCCGAATCGCGATTGTCGAGGACGGAAAGCTCGCCGAGCTCTACATCGAAGACGCTGAAAATAAACGTACGATCGGCAACCTTTATCTCGGACGCATCCGGAAGGTGATGCCCAGCATCCAGGCTGCGTTCGTGGACATCGGCCAAGAGCAGGACGCCTTCCTTCACTTCTCGGATCTGGCCGACAACCTGCCGTACCTCATCAAGTACCTCGACCTCGACACCCCAAAGGTCGAGAAGGTCGACGTCCCGGCCGGCGGGAAAGACTGGGACAAGCGTCCCTCCGACCTTCTGAACCGCGGGCAGGAAATCCTCGTCCAAATTACGAAGGAGCCGATCTCAAACAAAGGCAGCCGCATCTCCACGGACCTGTCGCTGGCCGGTCGCTTTCTCGTACTGGTGCCCCTGCAGAACTACGTGGCCGTCTCCCGCAAGATTACGGAGGAAAAGGAGCGGCGCCGTCTCAAAGCCCTTGCCGGCAGCCTCGTGCCGGACAACTTCGGAGTCATCGTGCGCACCGTGGCGGAAGACCGCGACGCCAAGTCGCTCGACAAGGACCTAAAGCTGCTCATGGAGCGGTGGCGCCGGGTCGAGAACAAGCTGCAAGAGCAGCCAAGTGCGCCTGCCCTCATCCACGAGGACGTGGACATGGCCTCCTCCATCATTCGCGACCAGTTCTCGGAGGAGTACAACCGGCTGCTCGTGGACCACGAGAATCTGTACCACAGCATCCGCAGCTACGTGCGGGCCGTGGCCCCAAGCATGGTCGACTGTGTGGAGCTTCACGACGGCAACGAGCCCGTCTTTGAGGCCGCTGGCATCCAACAGGGTGCCGACCGGGCCTTCAAGGACCGCGTGGAGCTTCCATCTGGCGGCTACCTCTTTATCGAGCAGACCGAGGCGATGCACGTGGTGGACGTAAACTCGGGACGCTCGGGAAAAGGCAAATCTCAGGCCGAAAACTCGCTGAGCGTGAACATGGAGGCGGCCCGCGTTATTGCCCGCCAGATTCGCCTGCGCGACCTGGGCGGCATTATCGTGGTCGACTTCATCGACCTGCGCAACGAGGACGACAAGAAGAAGGTCTACGAGGAGCTCAAGGACGGCTTTGAAGACGACCGGGCCATCACGAAAGTGCTCCCGATGAGCGACTTTGGTCTCGTCGAGATTACACGCCAGCGCCTCCGCCCCAGCATCACCACCACCTTCTCGTCGGCCGACGGCGACTCCGATACCGAAGGCCAGGGCACGCCGAAGAAGCTCCAAAAGGCGGAGCGGAAGATCCAACGCCTCCAGCAGGAGGTCAAAAAGCGAGAGCAGGAGATGGAGCGCCTCCGCAAGCAGGAAAAATCCGACGAAGGGGAATCGGCGGAAAAGGTGGAGCGAATGCAGCAAAAGATTCGCGAACTGGAGCAAGAGTTGGAAACGGCTCGCGCGCAGGCGCAGGACGCCCAAAAGCAACAGTCTGCTCCGTCCGACAACGGCGAAGCCGGCACCCCGCACTCCGAACTACAACCGGACGACGAGGCCCCGGCGCCGAACAAATTTGTGGAGACCCTCGAACAGTGGATCGCCGACCATCAGGCTCAACACCGGTCCGTTACCCTTCAGGTTCACCCCTTCACCGCGGCCTTTCTGCGCCGCCCGGTCCCGACCTATCCGACACGCTGGTTTATGGATCACCTCGTGCGCGTCCACCTCGAAACGGACGATAGTCTTGCGCCCCAATCCTTCCGCCTCATCGATCCCCATGGGGACGTTCTCGCCGAAGGAGCCCCCACGAAAACGACCTGA